The window TAAATTAGTAAAAGTGAATTAATGTATGCAGTTCTTGAAGATAATATTAAAGAAGTAGAATCTCTCTTAAATCAAGGTGTTGATGTAAATTTTCAAGATGTATTAGGTTACACTGCTTTTATGCACGCTATTGAATTGAATTATAAGCCTATTGCCCAATTACTTATCGATCATGGTGCTGATGTTAATATTAAAAACAATATTGAATTTTCACCATTGATGCATGCTGTTTATGTTTCCCAAGATAAAGATATGACAAAATTTCTTCTTGATAATAAAGCAAATCCTAATGATGCATTTACACTTGCTGTTATCAAACAAAATGAAGACCTAATCAAACTTTTAATTGAATATAATACCGATATTAATTCAAAAGATCCTTTTACTGGTAAGACCGCCTTAATGTGGTCTCTTTATTTTTACTATACTACCTATCTTGGATATATTCCTCTTGATTTTTCCTTTCATCAGTGTTTTAGCTATATCATTCTTGAGACATATTTTCCTAGTCTATGGAATGACAGAGAAAAACAGTTAAAATTTATGTCTTTTCTATTCCAACAAAATTCTATAAATGTTAATACTATTGATAATTACGGATACAATGCTTTAATTATTGCCACAAAGCTTGATAATAAGTATTTTTCTAGATATAACGTTAAGACTCATATATTAAAAGATAAACTTGAAAAATTAGACAATAACTCTAATGAATATAAAACTATAAAATCTGAGTTAGATAAACTAGCATATTCTCCTGATCTAGTTCAATTTTTTCTTGATAGTAATAATGAATTTGATATCAATTACAAAAATAAGCTTCAAAGCAATAGCTTAATATATTCATTAAAATATTACAATCCTTATTTAATTGACCTATTTTTAAACTATAATAAAAATACTTTTACTCTCGACCTTAACAACCTAAAGGATAATTATGGAAATAATACTTTAAATAAAGCAATATTAAATAAAGACAAAGAAACTATAAGACAAATTTTAAACTATAACATAGATCTTTATATAGAAAACAAGCGAGGCGAAGATGCAATATTAAATTCCATTCGAGCTAATGATAAAGAAATAGTTAATCTTATTTTGAACTACAAGAAGAATATCTACGAGCTTAACTTAAACAAAAAATATAAATCAGGAACTACGGTATTAATAAGTGCAATATTCCATAGGATAAATTCTGATATAATTAGGTCAATTTTAGATTATAAGAAAGATACTTACATTATTGATATAAATACTACAACTAATAATCATGAAACCGCATTAATATATGCATGTCAAAATAATAATACAGAAACAGTTAAGCTGCTATTAAACTATAAACCTAATATAATTACACTCAATATTAATAACAAATCTAAGGTTTATGGATACTCAGCATTACTATTTGCAATTATCAATAACAATTTAGATATAGTTAAATTATTACTTAACTATAAACCAGATATTATTACTGTTGATGTAAATCAAATTCAAAAAGTAACACGCTTTGAACGAATTCCTAAAAATCGTACCCTTATCCTTATTGCTGCTATGAATAACAATACTGAAATGATTGATTTACTTTTAAATTATAAATCAGAGCAAATAACACTTGATTTAAATATGCCTGATGTTAGTAATATGACAGCTTTACTTTGGGCTATTAAGAATAACAATATCGATATAGTAAATTCTCTACTAAATTATAAACATGATACATATACTATAGATATTAATTTCATAGGGCCCTATAATCAAACTGCTTTAATTTGGGCCGTTAAAAACAATCACTGCGAAATTGTAAAAGCTCTTCTTAATTATAAAACTACTATCGATATTAACTTTAGAGATAAATATGATAAAAGTGCTTTAAGCTGGACTATTGATAATCAAAACCCCGAAATAGTTGAATTACTATTAAATTATCAAAAAGATAATTATATTATAGATCTTAATTACCTAGATAAAAATCAAGATACTTATTTAATTTTAGCAACTAAAACTAATAATGTTAAAATTGTCCAATTGATTCTCAATTACCAGGTGCAAGATTATATAATTAATATTAATAGCCAAGATAAACATGGCAAAACTGCTTTAATTTATGCTATTGAAAAAAATAATATAGATATCGTTAAAGTTCTTCTAAATTATAAACAACAAATTATTGACATCAGTTTACAAGATCATAATAAATCTAATGCTTTAATGTACTCTATATCTAAAAACAATTTCAATATAGTAAAAATGCTTCTAAACTATAATTATACTATCGATTTAGATATAAAAAATAGTAATGGCAGAACTGCTTTAATGATCGCATCTAAGAAAAATAATATTGATATAGTTAATCTTATTCTTAATTATAAAGTCAAACCTAACATTGATGAACAAGATTTTTATGGCTATACCGCTCTGATTATAGCTACAAGAAAAAATAATATTGAAGCAGTAAAAGCGCTTTTAGAACATAATGCTAATAAATCAATTAAAGATAATTATTTTTATACTGCTTTAGATTACGCCAAAGAGCTAAAAATTAGCCAGTTAATTAAGTTACTTTCATAAAAATCTATAAACATTTTCAAAGGATATTATGTTTCCATATAGAATTTTATCTGATTATATACTTTATATACAATTTAGAAAGAATCTAAAAATTTTAGCTCCTCCTCTTTGGATCTTAGAGATATTAAAAAAAGATCTTATTTATCTTATTGAAGAAAATAAGATAAAAGTTAGTCCAAATTTAACAAGATTCATTCAAAGACTAAATAAAA of the Candidatus Babela massiliensis genome contains:
- a CDS encoding ankyrin repeat domain-containing protein, which produces MYAVLEDNIKEVESLLNQGVDVNFQDVLGYTAFMHAIELNYKPIAQLLIDHGADVNIKNNIEFSPLMHAVYVSQDKDMTKFLLDNKANPNDAFTLAVIKQNEDLIKLLIEYNTDINSKDPFTGKTALMWSLYFYYTTYLGYIPLDFSFHQCFSYIILETYFPSLWNDREKQLKFMSFLFQQNSINVNTIDNYGYNALIIATKLDNKYFSRYNVKTHILKDKLEKLDNNSNEYKTIKSELDKLAYSPDLVQFFLDSNNEFDINYKNKLQSNSLIYSLKYYNPYLIDLFLNYNKNTFTLDLNNLKDNYGNNTLNKAILNKDKETIRQILNYNIDLYIENKRGEDAILNSIRANDKEIVNLILNYKKNIYELNLNKKYKSGTTVLISAIFHRINSDIIRSILDYKKDTYIIDINTTTNNHETALIYACQNNNTETVKLLLNYKPNIITLNINNKSKVYGYSALLFAIINNNLDIVKLLLNYKPDIITVDVNQIQKVTRFERIPKNRTLILIAAMNNNTEMIDLLLNYKSEQITLDLNMPDVSNMTALLWAIKNNNIDIVNSLLNYKHDTYTIDINFIGPYNQTALIWAVKNNHCEIVKALLNYKTTIDINFRDKYDKSALSWTIDNQNPEIVELLLNYQKDNYIIDLNYLDKNQDTYLILATKTNNVKIVQLILNYQVQDYIININSQDKHGKTALIYAIEKNNIDIVKVLLNYKQQIIDISLQDHNKSNALMYSISKNNFNIVKMLLNYNYTIDLDIKNSNGRTALMIASKKNNIDIVNLILNYKVKPNIDEQDFYGYTALIIATRKNNIEAVKALLEHNANKSIKDNYFYTALDYAKELKISQLIKLLS